In Nitrospira sp., the following proteins share a genomic window:
- a CDS encoding Mut7-C RNAse domain-containing protein, whose amino-acid sequence MDMRQPNQPVIRFMADAMLGRLARWLRILGYDTAYDKAITDEALVERALRENRWLLTRDRRLVLRKLLRGRHTLLAADDVDGQLRQLHRDLAIDLHLTHQRAYRCADCNVAITAISHDEAASLVPPFVAEQYRAFLQCPQCRRVFWPGTHWQDLDCRLTAIKTHSVDKRP is encoded by the coding sequence ATGGACATGCGACAGCCCAATCAGCCGGTCATACGTTTCATGGCCGATGCCATGCTCGGCCGCCTGGCTCGCTGGCTGCGCATACTCGGCTATGACACGGCCTACGACAAGGCGATCACGGACGAGGCCTTAGTCGAACGGGCCCTACGCGAGAACCGATGGCTGCTCACCCGCGATCGTCGCCTGGTCCTACGGAAGCTTCTCCGCGGCCGTCATACGCTCCTTGCCGCTGATGACGTCGACGGCCAGTTGCGCCAACTCCACCGGGACCTCGCGATAGACCTTCACCTGACTCACCAACGAGCGTATCGCTGTGCGGACTGCAATGTCGCCATCACCGCCATCTCGCATGACGAAGCTGCTTCTCTCGTTCCTCCCTTTGTCGCGGAGCAGTATCGAGCATTTCTCCAATGCCCTCAGTGCCGCCGCGTGTTTTGGCCCGGCACCCACTGGCAAGATCTCGATTGTCGCCTCACGGCCATCAAAACGCACAGCGTGGACAAGCGGCCATGA
- a CDS encoding DUF1614 domain-containing protein, with amino-acid sequence MNNDKPPLSIPILLPLLLFLLLLAMLPFVFGPLFTVALIKLNLDSTTALLIVIGMFLGSPVNIPVKRIPRTESMAADPLAVFGLAGRWPSTMRVRRETIIAVNVGGCVIPVALAVYEIFHV; translated from the coding sequence ATGAATAACGACAAGCCACCGCTGAGCATCCCGATCCTGCTGCCGCTGCTGCTCTTTCTGCTGTTGCTGGCGATGCTCCCGTTTGTGTTCGGGCCACTATTCACCGTGGCCTTGATCAAGCTCAACCTCGATTCGACGACCGCGCTGCTCATTGTGATCGGGATGTTCCTCGGCAGTCCGGTCAATATCCCGGTGAAACGGATTCCCCGGACGGAGTCGATGGCGGCAGACCCGCTGGCCGTGTTCGGATTGGCCGGTCGATGGCCTTCGACCATGCGTGTCCGCCGGGAAACGATCATCGCCGTCAATGTCGGAGGCTGCGTGATTCCGGTCGCACTGGCGGTGTATGAAATATTCCATGTATGA
- a CDS encoding DUF1614 domain-containing protein — translation MYEIFHLVAAGLQPLSGLLLAIFVNTMVCYWMAQPIEGIDIAMPGLFPPLIAAMSALLLVPDQAPPVAFAAGLLGPLIGADLLHLRDVSKISTGIASIGEAGTFDGIVLSGIVAAYLA, via the coding sequence ATGTATGAGATATTCCACCTGGTGGCGGCAGGCCTGCAACCGCTCTCCGGATTGCTCCTGGCGATCTTCGTGAACACCATGGTCTGCTACTGGATGGCGCAACCGATCGAAGGGATCGACATCGCGATGCCGGGGCTCTTTCCTCCCCTGATCGCCGCGATGAGCGCCTTGCTCCTGGTGCCGGACCAGGCCCCACCTGTCGCCTTCGCCGCCGGCCTGCTGGGCCCGCTCATCGGCGCGGATCTGCTCCACCTTCGCGACGTGTCCAAAATCTCCACCGGCATCGCCAGCATCGGCGAAGCCGGCACGTTCGACGGGATCGTGTTGTCGGGAATTGTGGCGGCGTATCTGGCGTAG
- a CDS encoding response regulator transcription factor, with product MARPRILLADDHPDLLMALRDLVGELGEVVGAVTDGQSLVQAAQRLKPDIIFTDISMPRMNGLEATRALQACLPQSRVIILTSHQEPAFVTVAFAAGARGYVLKKTALHAELAQALLHVLAGDRYVGLGVGGEQELGGGALTSGSVPV from the coding sequence ATGGCTAGACCTCGCATCTTACTTGCCGATGATCACCCGGATCTGCTGATGGCCTTGCGGGACCTCGTAGGCGAATTGGGCGAGGTGGTCGGAGCGGTGACGGATGGGCAGTCGCTCGTGCAAGCCGCGCAACGGTTGAAGCCGGACATTATTTTCACCGACATCTCGATGCCCAGGATGAATGGCCTCGAGGCCACGCGGGCGCTCCAGGCGTGCCTGCCGCAGAGCCGGGTCATTATCTTAACGAGCCATCAGGAGCCGGCATTTGTGACCGTGGCATTCGCTGCGGGGGCTCGCGGCTACGTTCTCAAGAAAACGGCGCTTCACGCGGAACTGGCTCAAGCCCTGCTGCATGTGCTCGCGGGTGATCGGTATGTCGGGCTGGGGGTGGGAGGGGAGCAGGAGCTTGGGGGCGGCGCGTTAACCTCGGGGTCTGTTCCGGTCTGA
- a CDS encoding response regulator transcription factor → MKKPRVLMADDHSLILAGLRKLVEAECDVVGAVEDGRALVEAAQRLRPDLILLDISMPLLNGFDAARQLRKLVPESKVIFLTMHASPTYATEAFQAGASGYLLKRSAASELGLAIKAVLQGQHYLTPSLTKDVLESVLKPSTGEAAKVASAALTDRQREVLQLVAEGHGTKAIATILNVSVKTVEFHKSRVMQQLDLHTTADLTKYAITHGITGL, encoded by the coding sequence ATGAAGAAGCCGCGCGTCCTCATGGCCGACGACCACTCGCTGATCCTGGCCGGCTTGCGGAAGCTGGTGGAGGCTGAGTGTGATGTGGTCGGCGCCGTGGAGGACGGCCGGGCGCTGGTGGAGGCGGCGCAGAGACTGCGGCCGGACCTGATCCTTCTGGACATCTCGATGCCGCTCTTGAACGGGTTTGACGCGGCCCGCCAGCTCAGGAAGCTCGTTCCTGAAAGCAAAGTCATCTTTCTGACCATGCATGCCAGTCCGACCTATGCGACCGAGGCCTTTCAGGCCGGAGCCTCCGGATATCTCCTCAAACGTTCCGCCGCGTCGGAGCTTGGTCTGGCGATCAAGGCCGTCCTCCAAGGCCAACATTATCTCACGCCCTCGCTGACGAAGGATGTGCTGGAATCGGTCCTGAAGCCATCCACCGGCGAGGCAGCCAAGGTTGCATCCGCCGCGCTCACCGACCGCCAGCGGGAGGTATTGCAGCTCGTCGCTGAAGGCCACGGCACGAAGGCGATTGCCACGATCCTCAATGTCTCGGTGAAAACGGTGGAGTTCCATAAGTCCCGCGTCATGCAGCAGCTGGACCTTCATACCACCGCCGATTTGACCAAGTATGCCATCACCCACGGCATCACCGGCCTCTAA
- a CDS encoding PAS domain S-box protein, with product MAKKPDGSTKDTALRLQAEERLHVTNRDVVAMPVKDVQQLVHELQVHQIELEMQNDELRRTQVALEVARDRYVALYDFSPAGHLTLDRDGTIVEASLRAGMLLGLNRNELIEQPLTRFVAAEDQDRLYRHVQEVLKTGTRQNCEMHIRKKAGAADCVYLESLAVHEEPGRITHWRTSLLDISDRKRAEQELETQRTQLEAIIGSAMDAIITVDEQEHVVLFNRAAESMFGCRAAEAIGQPLDRFIPERYREAHHGHMSRFAKSGAPSRAMQREGTLFGLRANGEEFPLEASISRVLVAGKTLFTVILRDVTERKRAEQEQHRLIEDLTQSQQHFQALFNWTPSAVGISTLPEGRFCDVNEGFSRLTGYTREEVIGRTTLELGLWANPSKRASVLQEIQERGRLHNREGLLRTKSGEIRTIMVSVEPIQLGSIPCLIYLGHDITDRKRTEDELVERARLSGFVAEASLALNRDKPLNVLLQQLTDTIVTRLGYAFARIWTMGPGDLCEHCHKVEWCQDRTECLHLTASAGLSVNRNGEFRRVPLGALKIGQIAQGAGAIISNDILQDDRLPNKQWMRENGLQSFAGYPLVVEGRVFGVLALFGTHASSPLTLQALESVCHGLATAIARKRAENSLRDQEREFHLLADNVPAFYAYIDTELRYGFMNKRHEEFFGRPVSDMVGKLVKDVVGEINFDEFEPYLREALAGQAVSFMYPMVLPNGNARWMSTQYMPDGDDAGLVRGILALSTDVTAQKQAELALQQSQSVLRENREELQALTEKLLTAQEQERKRIARDLHDDFNQRLAALAVELETIERSSIVHLPEPILRQLARIHAGIGRLSDDLHDLAYNLHPSLLDHVGLEVAMRDHIAEFTKRTGVPVTFTAREAPKALSPDVKTNLFRVMQESLQNVFKHAQANHVTVRLSGSSKGVGVSVRDNGKGFDLEGKDARKKGLGLVSMQERARLLGGFLRVHSLPADGTKVCVWVPRSQEGA from the coding sequence ATGGCCAAGAAACCAGACGGATCCACGAAGGACACAGCGCTTCGCCTGCAGGCGGAAGAACGGCTGCACGTCACGAACCGTGACGTGGTGGCCATGCCGGTCAAGGATGTGCAACAGCTGGTGCACGAGCTGCAAGTCCATCAGATCGAGCTGGAGATGCAGAACGACGAGCTGCGCCGGACCCAGGTGGCACTCGAAGTGGCGCGCGACCGTTATGTGGCTCTCTACGATTTTTCCCCCGCCGGCCATCTCACGCTGGATCGGGACGGCACAATCGTGGAGGCCAGTCTGAGGGCCGGGATGCTGCTTGGCCTCAACCGGAATGAGCTGATCGAACAACCGCTCACGCGCTTCGTGGCAGCGGAGGATCAGGACCGGCTCTATCGGCATGTTCAGGAGGTTCTGAAGACCGGTACCCGACAGAACTGTGAGATGCATATCCGGAAAAAGGCCGGCGCCGCCGATTGCGTCTATCTGGAGAGCCTCGCGGTCCACGAAGAGCCGGGACGCATCACGCATTGGCGGACGTCGCTCCTGGACATCAGTGATCGCAAACGGGCTGAGCAGGAGCTCGAAACACAACGGACGCAACTTGAGGCGATTATCGGGTCGGCGATGGACGCCATCATTACGGTTGATGAGCAGGAGCATGTGGTGCTTTTCAATCGCGCGGCAGAGTCTATGTTCGGCTGCCGGGCCGCCGAGGCGATCGGACAGCCGCTCGACCGGTTCATTCCGGAACGGTACAGAGAGGCGCATCACGGTCATATGAGCCGCTTTGCCAAGAGCGGTGCGCCCTCCCGTGCGATGCAGAGAGAAGGCACCTTGTTCGGTCTGCGAGCGAACGGAGAGGAGTTTCCCCTCGAGGCCTCAATCTCCCGGGTTCTGGTCGCCGGCAAGACGCTCTTCACCGTGATTCTGCGCGATGTCACGGAGCGGAAGCGGGCGGAGCAAGAGCAACACCGGCTCATTGAGGATCTGACTCAGTCGCAACAACACTTTCAAGCTCTTTTCAACTGGACTCCCTCCGCTGTCGGGATCAGTACCCTGCCAGAAGGCCGGTTTTGCGATGTGAATGAGGGATTTAGCCGGTTGACTGGGTACACGCGAGAGGAAGTAATAGGTCGCACGACTCTGGAGTTGGGGCTCTGGGCCAATCCATCGAAGCGCGCGTCTGTGCTCCAGGAAATTCAGGAACGGGGCCGTCTCCACAATCGGGAAGGGTTGCTCCGGACCAAGTCCGGAGAGATTCGGACGATCATGGTCTCTGTCGAGCCGATCCAACTCGGGTCCATTCCCTGCCTGATCTATCTGGGGCATGACATTACCGACCGGAAGCGGACAGAGGATGAATTGGTTGAACGCGCGCGCTTGTCGGGCTTTGTCGCCGAGGCGAGCCTCGCGTTGAATCGAGACAAGCCTCTCAATGTCCTGCTCCAGCAATTGACCGACACCATCGTCACGCGTTTGGGATACGCCTTTGCAAGAATCTGGACGATGGGGCCTGGAGACCTCTGTGAGCACTGTCACAAGGTAGAATGGTGCCAGGACCGGACCGAGTGCCTTCATCTTACAGCCAGCGCCGGGCTTTCGGTGAATCGTAACGGTGAATTCCGCCGCGTCCCCTTGGGGGCCCTGAAGATCGGACAAATTGCTCAGGGCGCCGGTGCAATAATCTCGAACGACATCCTTCAGGACGACCGCCTGCCGAACAAGCAGTGGATGCGCGAGAACGGCTTGCAATCGTTTGCCGGGTATCCGCTCGTCGTCGAAGGCCGTGTGTTCGGTGTGCTCGCACTGTTCGGGACTCACGCGTCATCCCCTCTGACGCTGCAAGCCCTCGAATCCGTCTGCCACGGGTTGGCGACGGCCATTGCACGCAAGCGGGCTGAAAATTCCTTGCGGGATCAAGAGCGCGAATTCCATCTCTTAGCGGACAACGTCCCGGCGTTCTATGCGTATATCGATACTGAATTACGGTATGGCTTTATGAATAAGCGGCATGAAGAGTTTTTCGGACGACCCGTCTCGGACATGGTAGGGAAGCTTGTCAAGGACGTGGTGGGTGAGATCAATTTCGACGAGTTCGAACCGTACCTCCGGGAGGCCTTAGCAGGTCAGGCGGTGTCGTTTATGTATCCGATGGTTTTACCGAATGGCAATGCTCGCTGGATGAGCACGCAGTATATGCCTGATGGCGACGACGCCGGCCTGGTCAGAGGGATTTTGGCCTTGTCCACCGATGTGACGGCCCAGAAACAGGCCGAGCTGGCGCTTCAGCAGAGCCAGTCCGTACTCCGGGAAAATCGAGAAGAGCTCCAAGCGCTCACGGAAAAATTGTTGACGGCGCAGGAGCAGGAGCGTAAGCGGATCGCGCGCGACCTGCACGACGACTTCAATCAGCGGCTAGCGGCGCTGGCGGTCGAACTGGAGACGATTGAGCGTAGCTCAATCGTCCATCTTCCTGAGCCGATTCTCCGGCAGCTCGCGAGAATTCATGCCGGCATCGGGCGGCTGTCCGACGATCTGCACGATCTGGCGTACAATCTACATCCCTCGTTGCTCGATCACGTCGGCTTGGAGGTGGCCATGCGAGACCATATCGCCGAATTTACGAAACGGACAGGGGTGCCGGTGACGTTTACAGCCCGCGAGGCGCCGAAGGCGCTTTCACCGGACGTGAAAACCAATCTATTCCGCGTCATGCAGGAGAGTCTCCAGAATGTGTTCAAACATGCCCAGGCGAACCATGTGACGGTCAGACTGAGCGGATCGTCCAAGGGGGTCGGCGTGTCGGTGCGCGATAACGGCAAGGGGTTCGACCTTGAGGGCAAGGACGCTCGCAAGAAAGGACTCGGTTTGGTGAGCATGCAGGAACGCGCGCGTCTCTTGGGCGGGTTTCTCCGCGTCCACTCCCTTCCGGCGGATGGGACGAAGGTCTGTGTCTGGGTTCCCCGCTCTCAGGAGGGCGCATGA
- a CDS encoding CheR family methyltransferase, with translation MAKVRKQTSKKTPAKIGAKPKGAKKKRGALPLPSVQPAPSAGLPPEPLGFLIVGIGASAGGLEAMEEFFRHMPPASGMAFVVVSHQHAGHVSLLPSLLSKCTAMPVVEIKDGMAVEPNGVYMAPGGTNLAILHGILHLMGPPSQDRVPLPIDYFFRSLAEDQKHRAVGIVLSGTGSDGTVGLRAIKAESGMTIAQEPQSAKYQNMPRSAISSEVIDVVQPPGQMAEPLRAYARSSTKPALPLPEGDGSQTLRKLFILLRDRTGNDFSLYKENTIQRRLERRMNVHQIENLKSYLRFVLSNPHELDALFQELLIGVTSFFRDPQAFEVLEQKVLPALVEGKPEGTTLRLWVAGCSTGEEAYSLAILLREYLTEKKLRLTVQIFASDLDSRAIDQARAGLYPVGIAGDLTPVRLQRFFTKEDSGYRVKTEIRDLVVFATHNILTDAPFTKLDLLSCRNLLIYLDAQAQHKILPLFHYALKPNGILFLGTSEAVGEFDSLFTVIDRKWKLFRRTAEPATFPHLERFPHGLMQGGTETRAEAEVPLPTTRPAPIADLIQQLLVSRYAPSAVLVNGRGEVVYTHGHTGSYLEPAPGPATHRVVEMAREGLRHELATALHRAASQKDEILRRNVQVKTSDGAILVNLAVKRIVEPEALQGLFLVTFDQVREEKPAVGKGAPARTAAPMKKGESRLLQELEFTKQRLQHTIEEQQTSNEELKSANEELQSTNEELQSTNEELETAKEEMQSLNEELVTVNSELQGKLDDLSDAHDDLQNLLNSTEVATIFLDNELRIKRFTSEAKRVSCLMAVDVGRPLSDIVSKLSYDRLSEDARDVLQTLTVKERQVRATDGSWFVMRILPYRTTKNTIEGLVLTFQDITRLKKSEQVVQAARSLAVSIVETIREPLLVMDDQLRVVSANQAFYRMFQVTPREVEQQLIYHLCNGAWNLPDLRHLLEEILPKNRSFQDFIVDQTFPQIGRRVLALNGRRVEQEAAQPGRILLAMEEVRGPGGKAEE, from the coding sequence GTGGCCAAGGTACGAAAGCAGACGAGCAAGAAGACCCCTGCAAAGATCGGCGCCAAGCCCAAGGGTGCCAAGAAGAAACGCGGTGCCCTGCCCCTTCCTTCCGTGCAACCAGCTCCATCGGCTGGCCTGCCACCAGAACCGCTCGGGTTCCTGATCGTCGGGATCGGGGCCTCCGCCGGCGGGTTGGAAGCCATGGAAGAGTTCTTCCGCCACATGCCTCCCGCCAGCGGGATGGCCTTCGTGGTGGTGTCGCACCAGCATGCGGGCCATGTCAGTCTCCTGCCGAGCCTGCTCAGTAAATGCACCGCAATGCCGGTGGTGGAGATCAAGGACGGGATGGCGGTGGAGCCCAATGGCGTCTATATGGCGCCGGGGGGCACCAACCTGGCGATCCTGCACGGCATCCTGCACCTCATGGGGCCGCCCTCACAGGATCGCGTGCCCCTGCCCATCGACTACTTCTTCCGTTCGCTGGCGGAAGACCAGAAGCACAGAGCCGTCGGGATCGTTCTGTCCGGGACCGGCAGCGACGGCACCGTGGGGTTGCGCGCGATCAAGGCCGAGTCCGGCATGACGATCGCGCAGGAGCCGCAGTCTGCCAAGTATCAGAACATGCCGCGCAGCGCCATCAGCTCCGAGGTGATCGATGTGGTCCAGCCGCCGGGGCAGATGGCGGAGCCGTTGCGCGCCTATGCGCGCAGCTCAACGAAACCGGCGCTGCCGCTCCCTGAAGGAGACGGCTCTCAGACGCTGCGCAAGCTCTTCATCCTCTTGCGCGATCGGACCGGGAACGATTTCTCCCTCTACAAAGAGAACACGATTCAGCGGCGCCTCGAACGCCGGATGAACGTGCACCAGATCGAAAATCTGAAGTCGTATCTCCGGTTTGTGCTGTCGAATCCGCATGAGCTCGATGCCCTGTTTCAGGAACTGCTCATCGGGGTTACCAGCTTCTTTCGCGATCCCCAGGCCTTCGAGGTCCTTGAACAGAAAGTGTTGCCTGCTCTGGTGGAGGGCAAGCCGGAGGGCACGACCCTGCGCCTGTGGGTCGCCGGCTGCTCGACCGGAGAAGAGGCCTATTCGCTCGCCATCCTGCTTCGTGAGTACCTGACGGAGAAGAAGCTCCGGCTCACCGTCCAGATTTTCGCCTCCGATCTCGACAGCCGGGCCATTGACCAGGCCCGCGCCGGCCTCTATCCGGTCGGCATCGCCGGGGACCTCACCCCGGTGCGCCTACAGCGGTTCTTTACCAAGGAAGACAGCGGGTACCGAGTCAAGACGGAGATTCGTGATCTGGTCGTGTTTGCCACGCATAACATCCTGACCGATGCCCCCTTTACGAAACTGGACCTCCTGTCCTGTCGCAATCTCCTGATCTATCTGGACGCCCAGGCGCAACACAAAATCCTGCCGTTGTTCCACTACGCCTTGAAGCCGAACGGCATCCTGTTTCTCGGTACGTCCGAAGCGGTCGGGGAGTTCGACTCGCTCTTTACCGTCATCGACCGGAAATGGAAGCTGTTCAGGCGGACGGCGGAACCAGCGACGTTTCCTCACCTGGAACGGTTTCCTCATGGATTGATGCAAGGGGGCACCGAGACCCGCGCGGAGGCCGAGGTGCCTCTTCCCACCACGCGCCCCGCCCCGATTGCCGATCTCATCCAGCAGCTGTTGGTCTCGCGCTACGCGCCGTCGGCGGTCCTCGTGAACGGTCGGGGTGAGGTCGTCTACACCCACGGCCACACCGGTTCCTATCTTGAGCCGGCGCCCGGCCCGGCGACACACCGCGTGGTGGAGATGGCGCGGGAAGGATTGCGACACGAACTGGCGACCGCGCTCCATCGGGCGGCCAGCCAGAAGGACGAAATTCTGCGCCGCAACGTGCAGGTGAAGACTAGCGACGGCGCCATCCTGGTCAACCTGGCCGTCAAGAGAATTGTCGAGCCGGAGGCCCTCCAGGGTCTATTTCTCGTAACGTTTGACCAGGTGCGGGAGGAGAAGCCCGCCGTAGGGAAGGGCGCACCGGCGCGAACGGCCGCACCAATGAAGAAAGGGGAGTCCCGGCTCTTGCAGGAACTGGAGTTCACGAAGCAACGGTTGCAACACACGATCGAGGAACAGCAAACCTCCAATGAGGAGCTGAAGTCCGCCAACGAGGAATTGCAGTCCACCAACGAAGAGCTGCAAAGTACCAACGAGGAACTGGAGACGGCGAAGGAAGAGATGCAATCCCTCAATGAAGAACTGGTGACCGTCAATTCCGAGCTCCAGGGCAAGCTCGACGACCTCTCGGACGCGCACGACGATCTGCAGAATCTCTTGAACAGCACGGAGGTCGCCACCATTTTTCTGGACAATGAGCTGCGCATCAAACGGTTCACGTCGGAGGCGAAGCGGGTAAGCTGCCTGATGGCCGTCGATGTCGGGCGCCCCCTGTCGGACATCGTCTCGAAGCTGAGCTATGACCGGCTGTCGGAGGATGCGCGGGACGTGCTCCAGACGCTCACCGTCAAGGAGCGGCAAGTCCGGGCGACCGACGGGAGCTGGTTTGTCATGCGGATTCTGCCCTATCGGACCACCAAGAACACTATTGAGGGGCTCGTGCTGACGTTTCAGGACATCACCCGGTTGAAGAAATCCGAGCAGGTCGTCCAGGCCGCGCGCAGCTTGGCCGTCAGCATCGTTGAGACGATACGCGAACCTCTGCTTGTGATGGACGACCAGCTTCGCGTGGTCTCGGCCAACCAGGCCTTCTACCGGATGTTTCAGGTAACGCCGCGCGAGGTCGAGCAGCAGCTCATCTACCACCTCTGCAACGGGGCCTGGAACCTGCCAGACTTACGCCATCTGCTGGAAGAGATTCTGCCGAAGAACCGCTCGTTCCAGGACTTTATCGTGGACCAGACGTTCCCCCAGATCGGACGTCGGGTATTGGCACTCAATGGCCGTCGAGTCGAGCAGGAGGCGGCGCAACCGGGCCGAATTTTGTTAGCCATGGAAGAGGTGAGGGGGCCTGGCGGGAAGGCCGAGGAGTAG
- a CDS encoding sugar phosphate nucleotidyltransferase, producing MSPHNTSDQLWSIILAGGEGSRMSAFVHRWLGRPTPKQYCAFVGTRSMFQHTLDRASRLTPADRMVAVVARSHRHDALAQWGDRRGGTILFQPANRDTAAGVFLPLTYIRARAPEATVVLYPSDHFVYPEDRFLDAVRRAVRVAESRTDRVVMLGVAPDRLELDYGWIQPGRPLESRDGEPVQTVRSFLEKPNAAQADAALRAGALWNTLVLAAKVDALWKLGWQCLPDMMRRFEQLGQAIGGPEETRLLNAMYHDLPMHNLSSDLLQRVPDHLAVIELTGVLWSDWGKPERIAETLRRIDRRPAFPLTCLDHPFVPFPGTAPEAGLSPGVSFL from the coding sequence GTGAGTCCGCACAACACATCGGATCAGCTCTGGTCGATTATCCTGGCAGGCGGGGAAGGCTCGCGGATGAGCGCCTTCGTGCATCGGTGGCTGGGCCGGCCCACACCCAAGCAGTATTGCGCCTTCGTCGGCACACGCTCCATGTTTCAACACACGCTGGATCGGGCAAGCCGGCTCACACCGGCGGACCGCATGGTCGCCGTCGTCGCGCGCAGCCATCGGCATGATGCGCTCGCACAATGGGGAGACCGGCGGGGCGGCACCATCCTCTTTCAACCCGCCAATCGCGATACGGCGGCCGGCGTGTTCCTGCCGCTGACCTATATCCGCGCCAGGGCCCCGGAGGCCACCGTCGTGCTCTACCCGTCGGATCATTTCGTCTATCCCGAAGACCGGTTCCTCGACGCGGTCCGGCGCGCGGTCCGGGTCGCCGAGTCGCGCACGGATCGGGTAGTGATGCTGGGCGTCGCCCCTGATCGCCTGGAACTGGACTACGGATGGATCCAGCCCGGCCGCCCCCTCGAGAGCCGGGACGGCGAACCGGTGCAGACCGTTCGCTCGTTTCTGGAAAAACCCAATGCCGCCCAGGCCGATGCCGCGTTGCGGGCAGGCGCGCTCTGGAACACGCTGGTGTTGGCCGCAAAAGTTGATGCGCTGTGGAAGCTCGGCTGGCAATGCCTGCCGGATATGATGCGGCGCTTTGAGCAATTGGGACAGGCCATCGGAGGGCCGGAAGAAACGCGGCTCCTGAACGCCATGTATCACGATCTGCCGATGCACAATCTCTCGTCCGACCTGCTGCAACGCGTCCCGGACCACCTTGCGGTGATCGAACTCACCGGCGTGCTCTGGAGCGACTGGGGCAAGCCGGAACGCATTGCCGAAACGCTGCGGCGGATCGACCGGCGGCCGGCGTTCCCCTTGACCTGTCTCGACCATCCATTCGTTCCCTTCCCGGGGACCGCCCCGGAAGCAGGGCTGTCTCCGGGTGTGTCATTCCTATAA
- a CDS encoding DUF2934 domain-containing protein encodes MKSVTISTTKQERKAPVPQQQQPSKKTATQKFHVLPQAPCGDLNILIAKRAYELYSERGYRHGNAMEDWLDAEREILSQIPPV; translated from the coding sequence ATGAAGTCCGTCACCATCAGCACGACCAAGCAGGAGCGCAAAGCACCGGTTCCCCAGCAACAGCAGCCGTCTAAAAAGACGGCGACGCAGAAGTTTCACGTGCTACCGCAGGCGCCCTGTGGTGACCTGAACATCCTCATCGCGAAGCGGGCCTATGAGCTCTACAGCGAGCGGGGTTATCGGCATGGCAATGCAATGGAGGACTGGCTCGACGCAGAGCGGGAGATTCTGAGCCAGATCCCGCCGGTCTAA